Proteins encoded by one window of Cryptococcus gattii WM276 chromosome K, complete sequence:
- a CDS encoding Maltose porter, putative (Similar to TIGR gene model, INSD accession AAW44159.1) encodes MSLSNSNFAQQIKAETCNEKEVYNETIHVERADDEVKADMTQFKADAVEAESAEYSMTVLEAVKAYPMACFWAFVMSFTIIMESYDVFLIGNFVALPAFRDRFGIPDETGGYVIATKWQSALQMSGQLGALIGVFLAGPLTSRIGYRWATLVGLMLMNATIFVSFFANSLPLFFTGQLLEGIPWGIFIANAPAYCSEIVPMRLRAPATQVLQMFWAIGSIIVGAVTYKYNTRTDPSAYKIPLALQWMFPTPLAILMFLAPESPWWLVRKGRLDQAARSVERLGRKSRLNASETVAMIKRVVDLEMSTSAPSYVELFRKTDLRRTLIVCGIYAAQNLSGNLIANQAVYFFEQAGMTVDTAFALGLITSALQMIFVMGSWFLTTYFGRRTLYLWGTGVNTALLIALGVAASVGTSISASYAQASLGLVISVLFTFAAAPVSWVVIGETSAIRLRPLTTGIGRATYYIIEIPCIFLASYMLNPTGGNLGGKCGYVWGGTGLFCFVVAYFCLPEMKGRSYREIDILFKRRIPARKFATTEIGVEDDE; translated from the exons ATGAGTCTGTCGAATTCTAACTTCGCCCAACAAATCAAGGCCGAGACCTGCAATGAGAAGGAGGTCTACAATGAGACGATTCATGTCGAACGAGCGGACGACGAAGTGAAGGCGGACATGACCCAGTTTAAGGCGGATGCGGTGGAGGCGGAGAGTGCTGAATACTCTATGACGGTTTTGGAGGCCGTCAAGGCGTACCCTATGGCTTGCTTCTGGGCATTTGTCATGTCTTTCACCATT ATTATGGAATCCTATGATGTATTTCTCATTGGAAACTTCGTGGCTCTGCCCGCCTTCAGAGACCGATTCGGTATACCTGACGAGACTGGCGGTTACGTGATTGCGACCAAATGGCAGTCGGCACTTCAGATGTCTGGGCAGCTTGGTGCGCTCATTGGCGTTTTCCTTGCAGGTCCCCTCACTAGCCGTATTGGATATCGTTGGGCGACTTTGGTTGGCCTCATGCTCATGAACGCGACCATATTTGTCTCATTCTTTGCCAACTCTCTtccactcttcttcaccgGCCAGCTCCTTGAGGGCATACCCTGGGGCATTTTCATTGCCAACGCGCCGGCATATTGCAGCGAGATTGTCCCAATGCGCTTGCGTGCCCCTGCCACGCAGGTCCTGCAAATGTTCTGGGCAATCGGCAGTATCATCGTCGGCGCCGTCACCTACAAATATAACACCAGAACAGACCCCTCTGCCTACAA AATACCACTCGCGCTTCAATGGATGTTCCCCACTCCACTTGCTATTCTCATGTTTCTTGCACCCGAATCACCATGGTGGCTTGTCCGAAAGGGACGTCTCGACCAAGCGGCACGCTCTGTAGAGCGCCTAGGGCGCAAATCGAGGCTTAATGCGAGCGAGACTGTGGCTATGATAAAACGTGTTGTCGACCTGGAGATGTCCACCTCTGCGCCCAGCTACGTAGAATTGTTCAGAAAGACAGACCTCCGACGTACCCTCATTGTGTGCGGCATCTACGCGGCACAGAATCTTTCTGGAAACCTCATCGCTAACCAGGCCGTTTATTTCTTTGAGC AGGCCGGTATGACGGTCGACACCGCATTTGCCTTGGGCCTTATCACTTCGGCCTTGCAGATGATCTTCGTCATGGGTTCATGGTTCCTTACAACGTATTTCGGCCGACGTACCCTCTATCTTTGGGGCACAGGCGTCAACACCGCCCTGCTTATTGCCTTGGGAGTCGCCGCCTCGGTCGGCACTTCAATTTCGGCTTCATACGCCCAGGCGAGCTTAGGCCTCGTGATCTCTGTCTTGTTCACCTTCGCTGCAGCGCCTGTCTCATGGGTCGTTATTGGGGAAACGTCAGCTATCCGGCTTCGACCCCTCACTACAGGAATCGGGCGAGCTACATATTACATCATTGAGATTCCTTGCATTTTCC TCGCTTCGTACATGCTTAACCCCACTGGCGGAAACC TTGGCGGCAAGTGTGGCTATGTGTGGGGTGGGACCGGCTTATTCTGCTTCGTCGTTGCGTACTTCTGCCTGCCTGAGATGAAGGGTCGATCCTACCGCGAGATCGACATTTTGTTCAAGCGTCGCATCCCGGCTCGTAAGTTTGCGACAACTGAAATTGGGGTAGAAGACGATGAGTAG
- a CDS encoding Isochorismatase family hydrolase, putative (Hypothetical Protein): MPKTFRQHIGIAPSAASTVDSVLVIIDAQNEYADGLLKTAEIDSTRKNIKTLLDRYRKTSAPVIHVVHEVPAGAPLFTPGTPLADELEELRPVSDESVVVKHHPGSFTDTNLNNLIEKTGRKKLVLVGYMAHVCVSTTARQAAEKGYDVILPREAIGDRDIPGAEASVLVDIVLSELADAFGTVVSVSDIN; encoded by the exons ATGCCCAAAACATTTCGACAGCACATCGGCATAGCGCCAAGCGCCGCGTCGACGGTTGACAGTGTGCTTGTGATCATTGACGCGCAGAATGA GTACGCAGATGGTCTTTTGAAGACTGCCGAGATCGACTCCACACGTAAAAACATCAAGACACTCCTTGACCGTTATCGCAAAACCTCCGCTCCGGTTATCCATGTTGTGCACGAGGTTCCTGCCGGGGCTCCTCTCTTTACTCCTGGCACCCCTCTCGCGGATGAACTCGAAGAGCTCAGGCCGGTCTCTGATGAATCGGTTGTGGTCAAACATCATCCTGGGTCTTTTACCGACACGAACCTCAACAACTTGATCGAAAAGACGGGGCGAAAGAAGCTGGTCTTAGTTGGGTACATGGCTCACGTATGCGTGAGCACTACAGCCCGACAAGCTGCTGAGAAAGGATACGATGTAATCCTCCCTCGCGAAGCTATTGGAGATCGTGACATCCCAGGGGCCGAGGCATCAGTATTGGTGGACATAGTTCTGAGTGAACTGGCGGATGCGTTTGGGACGGTAGTCAGCGTTTCTGATATCAACTAG